In one window of Vibrio sp. JC009 DNA:
- the apbC gene encoding iron-sulfur cluster carrier protein ApbC — protein sequence MSLFDSKQSVCDWLNKFTHPLLVENWSEQTGIVKLLADKTVRVEFPFCSSTLFESFANWLDEQDVESDKVNVSLNVRAMETPVQSQLSKVKNVIAVTSGKGGVGKSTTAVNLALALKANGAEVGLLDADIYGPSVPIMLGKEDDTPAVRDGQFMVPIESFGIHTNSIGYLVDKSEAAIWRGPMASKALGQLLEETDWPELDYLVIDMPPGTGDVQLTLSQQIPVTGAVIVTTPQDLALADVRKGLAMFERVNVPVLGIVENMSYHICSHCGEKEHIFGTNGAEKMAQEFGASILAQVPLHITMREDIDSGKPTVVSRPDSEHTAIYLSLAETVASKIYWEGKVKPEMISFTEVK from the coding sequence ATGTCATTATTTGACTCTAAGCAGTCAGTGTGTGATTGGTTAAACAAATTTACTCACCCTTTGCTTGTGGAAAACTGGAGCGAGCAGACGGGGATTGTAAAGCTGCTTGCTGATAAAACCGTGCGTGTAGAATTTCCGTTTTGTTCATCGACTCTATTTGAGTCGTTTGCCAATTGGCTGGATGAGCAGGATGTTGAATCCGATAAAGTGAATGTTTCTCTGAATGTCCGTGCTATGGAAACGCCGGTGCAGTCTCAGTTAAGCAAAGTGAAAAATGTTATCGCTGTTACCTCAGGTAAAGGCGGGGTGGGCAAGTCCACAACTGCTGTAAATCTGGCTCTGGCGCTTAAGGCCAACGGTGCAGAGGTAGGTCTGCTGGACGCTGATATTTACGGCCCTTCAGTACCTATTATGCTGGGTAAAGAAGACGATACTCCAGCCGTTCGCGACGGTCAGTTTATGGTGCCAATTGAATCTTTCGGTATTCATACCAACTCTATCGGTTATCTGGTGGATAAATCTGAAGCCGCTATCTGGCGTGGCCCAATGGCGTCAAAGGCTCTGGGACAGCTGCTTGAAGAAACTGACTGGCCTGAGCTGGATTATCTGGTGATTGATATGCCACCGGGTACAGGTGATGTGCAACTGACCCTGTCTCAGCAGATCCCGGTAACTGGCGCTGTTATTGTGACCACACCACAGGATCTGGCACTGGCTGATGTCCGCAAAGGTCTGGCTATGTTCGAGCGCGTGAATGTGCCTGTTCTGGGCATTGTTGAAAATATGAGTTATCACATCTGCAGCCATTGTGGCGAGAAAGAGCATATCTTCGGCACCAATGGCGCAGAAAAAATGGCTCAGGAGTTTGGTGCATCCATCCTTGCTCAGGTGCCGCTGCATATCACCATGCGTGAAGATATCGATTCAGGAAAACCAACCGTAGTTTCCCGCCCTGACAGTGAGCATACCGCGATTTATCTGTCTCTGGCAGAAACCGTCGCCAGTAAGATTTACTGGGAAGGGAAGGTAAAGCCTGAGATGATTTCTTTTACTGAAGTGAAGTAG
- the udk gene encoding uridine kinase, with product MSENNQCVIVGIAGASASGKSLIARTIYNELLEKVGDHEIGVITEDCYYADQSHLSMEERVKTNYDHPNALDHDLLCEHLEALLKGEAVEIPEYSYTEHTRTEDTTTFTPKKVIILEGILLLTDPRLRDLMHASIFMDTPLDICLLRRVKRDVEERGRTMESVLKQYQKTVRPMFMQFIEPSKQYADIIVPRGGKNRIAIDVLKAHIAKLLKS from the coding sequence ATGTCTGAAAATAATCAATGCGTCATCGTAGGAATTGCTGGCGCTTCTGCTTCGGGAAAGAGCTTAATAGCAAGAACGATTTATAACGAGTTGCTGGAAAAAGTAGGCGATCATGAAATCGGAGTAATAACAGAAGACTGTTACTATGCTGATCAAAGCCACCTGAGCATGGAAGAGCGGGTTAAAACTAACTACGACCACCCAAATGCTCTTGATCACGATCTGCTTTGTGAGCATCTTGAGGCTCTGCTTAAAGGCGAAGCGGTTGAGATCCCTGAGTACAGCTACACAGAGCACACACGTACAGAAGATACCACAACTTTTACGCCTAAAAAGGTGATCATTTTAGAAGGTATTTTGCTGCTGACTGACCCAAGACTGCGTGACCTGATGCATGCTTCTATTTTTATGGATACGCCGCTTGATATCTGTCTTCTTCGCCGTGTGAAGCGTGACGTGGAAGAGCGTGGCAGAACCATGGAATCTGTACTTAAGCAGTACCAGAAGACGGTTCGTCCAATGTTTATGCAGTTTATCGAACCTTCAAAGCAGTACGCAGACATTATCGTTCCGCGTGGTGGTAAAAACCGGATTGCGATTGACGTATTGAAAGCACATATTGCCAAGCTTTTGAAATCTTAA
- the nadS gene encoding NadS family protein, whose protein sequence is MGDSIFDDLYASMKQAESIAKGELKPAGVTRYEVADVKAIRAQLNVTQKELASAMEVSVETVKSWEQGRRNPTGLACKVLTLISQDPSIYKKFAAH, encoded by the coding sequence ATGGGTGATAGTATTTTCGATGATCTGTATGCATCAATGAAGCAGGCTGAATCAATAGCCAAAGGCGAATTAAAACCAGCAGGCGTAACACGCTATGAAGTAGCGGATGTTAAAGCAATCCGGGCACAACTAAACGTCACACAAAAAGAGTTAGCTTCTGCTATGGAAGTAAGTGTTGAAACAGTAAAAAGCTGGGAGCAAGGGAGAAGAAACCCAACAGGTTTAGCCTGTAAAGTCCTCACTCTTATTAGCCAAGACCCTTCAATATACAAAAAATTTGCGGCTCACTAG
- the fadR gene encoding fatty acid metabolism transcriptional regulator FadR, translating to MVIKAKSPAGFAEKYIIESIWNGRFAPGSILPAERELSELIGVTRTTLREVLQRLARDGWLTIQHGKPTRVNKFMETSGLHILDTLMTLDADNATSIVEDLLAARTNISPIFMRYAFKASKEASEKTISSVIESCESLINAHSWEAFVEQSPYAEKLQQSIKCDGDKDEEVRQAELVAKTFNFYDYMLFQRLAFHSGNQIYGLIFNGIKKLYDRVGNYYFSNPQARELALSFYKELLAVCESGEREQIPMVVRQYGLASAQIWNEMKQTLPTDFTEDDS from the coding sequence ATGGTCATCAAGGCAAAGAGCCCGGCTGGGTTTGCTGAAAAGTATATTATCGAAAGTATCTGGAACGGTCGTTTTGCTCCAGGCTCTATTCTCCCTGCAGAAAGGGAGCTGTCAGAGCTTATCGGTGTAACGAGAACGACACTGCGGGAAGTACTTCAGCGTCTTGCAAGAGATGGCTGGCTGACCATTCAGCATGGTAAACCAACCAGGGTAAATAAGTTTATGGAGACTTCGGGTCTTCATATTCTGGATACTCTGATGACGCTGGATGCCGATAATGCCACAAGCATTGTGGAAGATCTGCTGGCAGCCAGAACCAATATCAGCCCAATCTTTATGCGCTACGCTTTCAAAGCAAGCAAAGAGGCGTCAGAGAAAACCATCTCAAGTGTGATTGAGTCCTGTGAAAGCCTTATTAATGCGCATAGCTGGGAAGCATTTGTAGAACAGTCGCCTTATGCTGAGAAGCTTCAGCAGTCTATCAAGTGTGATGGCGACAAAGACGAAGAAGTAAGACAGGCTGAGTTAGTTGCAAAGACTTTCAATTTCTATGATTACATGCTGTTCCAGCGTCTGGCATTCCATTCAGGTAACCAGATTTACGGCCTGATATTCAATGGCATTAAAAAGTTGTATGACAGGGTAGGCAACTATTATTTCTCAAACCCTCAGGCCAGAGAGCTGGCGCTAAGCTTCTATAAAGAACTGTTGGCGGTTTGCGAGTCAGGTGAGAGAGAGCAGATCCCAATGGTGGTGCGCCAGTACGGCCTTGCCAGTGCACAGATCTGGAATGAGATGAAGCAGACGCTGCCAACGGATTTCACCGAAGACGATAGCTGA
- a CDS encoding type II toxin-antitoxin system RelE/ParE family toxin, whose translation MHRNPSWEYNVPAGYIEDKPISHAIEFIETPIFESQRKELINDDEFRELQSDIIKNPKFGKLVIGTGGLRKIRLASSNTGKSGGYRVLYLLVLPDTVYLMMIYKKGRKDSLTNQDKNLLKEVSQSIKRRHANG comes from the coding sequence TTGCATAGAAACCCCTCATGGGAGTACAATGTACCCGCTGGTTATATTGAGGATAAGCCAATTAGCCACGCAATTGAATTTATAGAAACACCTATATTTGAATCTCAGCGCAAAGAGCTGATAAATGATGATGAGTTTAGAGAGCTACAATCGGACATCATAAAAAATCCAAAGTTCGGGAAACTGGTAATCGGAACAGGGGGACTTAGAAAAATAAGACTCGCCAGCTCTAACACTGGTAAAAGTGGAGGGTATAGAGTTTTATATCTTTTAGTTTTACCTGATACCGTTTATCTGATGATGATCTATAAAAAAGGGCGAAAAGACAGTCTAACAAACCAAGACAAGAACTTGCTTAAAGAAGTTTCGCAATCTATTAAGAGGAGGCATGCTAATGGGTGA
- the dsbB gene encoding disulfide bond formation protein DsbB, whose product MNILSSIKAFSLSRLSWGLLFIFIAFFTACAYGFQHILMLDPCVMCVYERVAMLGVGASALIGYLNPKSAILRWIGLAGWGATSYKGLTLSMEHVHYQTSIFATCDALSFPEWAPLNKWFPAFFEAPGDCSEIAWEFLTLSMPQWLIVIFVCNLIALGVVVLSQFVKAK is encoded by the coding sequence GTGAACATCTTATCTTCTATAAAGGCCTTCTCCCTATCCAGACTCTCCTGGGGGCTGCTATTCATTTTCATTGCTTTCTTTACCGCTTGTGCATACGGTTTTCAGCACATCTTAATGCTGGATCCGTGCGTAATGTGCGTTTACGAGCGGGTGGCTATGTTGGGTGTGGGCGCATCTGCGTTAATCGGCTACCTGAATCCTAAATCAGCAATCCTGCGCTGGATTGGCCTGGCTGGCTGGGGAGCAACATCCTATAAGGGTCTGACCTTATCCATGGAGCATGTTCACTACCAGACTTCCATTTTCGCAACCTGTGACGCTCTTAGCTTCCCGGAATGGGCACCACTAAACAAATGGTTCCCGGCATTTTTTGAAGCACCGGGTGACTGCAGTGAAATTGCATGGGAATTTTTAACGCTTTCAATGCCACAATGGCTGATCGTTATCTTCGTATGTAACCTGATTGCGCTGGGTGTTGTAGTGCTTTCTCAGTTTGTTAAGGCGAAGTAG
- the nhaB gene encoding Na(+)/H(+) antiporter NhaB, with translation MPKTLGSAFIRNFLGKAPDWYKITIIAFLVINPIIFAINPFVAGWVLIIEFIFTLAMALKCYPLQPGGLLAIEAVAIGMTSPALVLHELENNLEVILLLIFMVAGIYFMKQLLLFIFTKILLNVRSKIILSMAFCFTAAFLSAFLDALTVIAVVISVAVGFYSIYHKVVSGKGTHHSHDHTIDTHLSELTREDLDQYRAFLRSLMMHAGVGTALGGVMTMVGEPQNLIIADQASWLFGEFLLRMAPVTIPVLICGLITCAMVEKLKIFGYGTELPEHVRNILVDYDNEQTRKRTKQDVAKLYVQGAIAIWLIVGLALHLAAVGLIGLSVIILATAFTGVIEEHSLGKAFEEALPFTALLAVFFAIVAVIIDQHLFGPIIEAVLALEGGQQLSMFYVANGLLSMVSDNVFVGTVYINEVKSALLNGVITRDQFDLLAVAINTGTNLPSVATPNGQAAFLFLLTSALAPLIRLSYGRMVIMAFPYTIVLAIVGLVGIIFFLDPMTAWMYDAGLISHHVADAADAAGHAAGGHH, from the coding sequence ATGCCGAAGACACTCGGAAGTGCATTTATCAGAAACTTTCTCGGTAAAGCACCTGATTGGTACAAAATCACCATCATCGCCTTTCTAGTCATTAACCCGATCATTTTCGCTATCAACCCCTTTGTAGCCGGCTGGGTACTGATTATTGAGTTTATTTTTACTCTGGCAATGGCGCTAAAATGTTATCCGCTACAGCCTGGCGGCCTTCTCGCCATAGAAGCGGTCGCTATCGGGATGACATCCCCAGCACTGGTTTTGCATGAGCTGGAAAACAACCTGGAAGTTATCCTGCTTCTGATCTTTATGGTTGCCGGTATCTACTTTATGAAGCAGTTGCTGCTGTTCATTTTTACCAAGATACTTCTGAACGTTCGTTCCAAGATCATCCTGTCTATGGCTTTCTGTTTTACAGCCGCGTTCCTGTCAGCCTTCCTTGATGCCCTGACCGTTATCGCCGTTGTAATCAGTGTTGCGGTAGGCTTCTACTCTATTTATCACAAAGTGGTTTCAGGGAAAGGAACGCACCATTCTCACGACCACACCATTGACACCCACCTTTCTGAGCTGACCCGTGAAGACTTGGATCAATACCGTGCCTTCCTTCGCTCACTAATGATGCATGCCGGTGTCGGTACTGCGCTTGGTGGTGTTATGACCATGGTTGGTGAACCACAGAACCTGATTATTGCCGACCAGGCAAGCTGGCTGTTCGGTGAGTTCCTGCTTCGAATGGCTCCGGTAACTATCCCGGTACTAATCTGTGGTCTGATTACCTGTGCAATGGTAGAGAAACTGAAAATCTTCGGTTACGGTACAGAGCTACCGGAACACGTGCGCAATATCCTTGTGGACTACGACAACGAACAAACCAGAAAGCGTACTAAGCAGGACGTTGCTAAGCTTTACGTCCAGGGCGCGATTGCAATCTGGCTTATCGTTGGCCTTGCGCTGCACCTTGCAGCCGTAGGTCTGATTGGTCTTTCAGTAATTATTCTTGCTACTGCATTTACCGGCGTTATTGAAGAGCACTCACTGGGTAAAGCGTTTGAAGAGGCGCTGCCATTTACAGCACTTCTTGCCGTATTCTTTGCCATTGTTGCAGTTATCATCGACCAGCATCTGTTTGGTCCGATTATTGAAGCTGTACTGGCACTGGAAGGTGGTCAACAGCTAAGCATGTTCTATGTCGCGAATGGCCTGCTTTCTATGGTATCGGATAACGTATTTGTTGGTACGGTATACATTAACGAAGTAAAATCAGCGCTGCTAAATGGCGTGATTACCCGTGATCAGTTCGACCTGCTTGCTGTAGCGATCAACACTGGTACTAACCTGCCATCAGTTGCGACGCCAAACGGTCAGGCTGCGTTCCTGTTCCTGCTGACATCTGCACTGGCTCCGCTGATTCGCCTGTCATATGGCCGCATGGTAATTATGGCGTTCCCGTACACCATTGTTCTGGCGATTGTTGGCCTGGTTGGCATTATCTTCTTCCTGGACCCAATGACGGCATGGATGTACGATGCAGGCTTGATTTCTCACCACGTTGCAGATGCTGCTGACGCAGCGGGACACGCAGCTGGCGGACATCACTAA
- the metG gene encoding methionine--tRNA ligase, with protein MATDPRNLSPRKLLVTCALPYANGSIHLGHMLEHIQADIWVRYQRLRGNTVNFICADDAHGTPIMLKAQQMGITPEEMIEAVSEEHQKDFAGFDISFDNYHSTHSEENRELASLIYTRLKENGFITSRTISQLYDPEKEMFLPDRFVKGTCPKCKSEDQYGDNCDNCGETYSPTELINPRSAVSGATPVMKDSEHFFFDLPQLESMLKEWTRSGSLQTETANKMQEWFESGLQQWDISRDAPYFGFEIPGEKDKFFYVWLDAPVGYMASFKNLCDKRDDLNFDEYWGKDSDAELYHFIGKDIVYFHSLFWPAMLDGSGFRKPTNVLVHGYVTVNGAKMSKSKGTFIKAATYLDHLDPECLRYYYAAKLNSKIDDLDLNLEDFTQRVNSDVVNKIVNLASRNAGFITKRFEGKLSADFAEPELYKEFAQAADRIAELYETREFSRAIREITALADKANQYVDEKAPWVVAKEEGKDKELQDICSVGINLFRVLMTYLKPVMPELATRTEAFLNQELSWEGIASPLTDHEITKFKALFNRIDPKKVEAMVEASKEDAAAEKAAVEKAAETELSKDPVADEIEFDDFAKVDLRVAKIVSCEEVPKANKLLKLQLDIGGETRQVFAGIKSAYKPEDLIGKHTVMVANLKPRKMKFGMSEGMVLAAGPGGKDLWILEPHEGAQPGMRIM; from the coding sequence ATGGCAACTGATCCAAGAAACCTTTCTCCAAGGAAACTACTGGTAACTTGTGCCCTTCCGTACGCTAACGGTTCTATCCACCTTGGTCATATGCTTGAGCATATCCAGGCAGATATTTGGGTTCGTTATCAGCGCCTTCGCGGCAACACTGTAAACTTCATCTGTGCAGACGACGCTCACGGCACGCCAATCATGCTTAAAGCGCAGCAAATGGGTATTACTCCGGAAGAGATGATCGAAGCAGTAAGCGAAGAGCATCAGAAGGATTTTGCCGGATTTGATATCAGCTTTGATAACTATCACAGCACTCACAGTGAAGAGAACCGTGAACTGGCTTCTCTTATCTACACTCGCCTGAAAGAAAACGGCTTTATCACCAGCCGCACCATTTCTCAGTTGTATGACCCTGAAAAAGAGATGTTCCTGCCGGACCGTTTTGTAAAAGGCACCTGCCCTAAGTGTAAGTCTGAAGATCAGTACGGCGACAACTGTGACAACTGTGGCGAAACTTACAGCCCGACAGAACTTATCAACCCAAGATCTGCAGTATCTGGTGCGACACCGGTAATGAAAGATTCTGAGCACTTCTTCTTTGACCTTCCGCAGCTTGAAAGCATGCTGAAAGAGTGGACACGCTCAGGCTCACTTCAGACAGAAACCGCAAACAAGATGCAGGAATGGTTTGAGTCAGGTCTTCAGCAGTGGGATATCTCACGTGATGCACCTTACTTCGGTTTTGAAATCCCGGGTGAAAAAGACAAATTCTTCTACGTTTGGCTGGATGCGCCTGTGGGCTACATGGCTTCATTCAAGAACCTGTGTGACAAGCGTGATGACCTGAACTTTGACGAATACTGGGGCAAAGACAGCGATGCAGAGCTTTACCACTTTATCGGCAAAGACATTGTTTACTTCCACAGCTTGTTCTGGCCTGCAATGCTGGATGGCTCTGGTTTCCGTAAACCAACTAACGTTCTTGTTCACGGCTATGTAACCGTAAACGGCGCTAAGATGTCCAAGTCTAAGGGCACCTTCATCAAAGCGGCAACTTACCTTGATCACTTAGATCCTGAGTGTCTGCGTTACTACTACGCCGCTAAGCTGAACAGCAAGATCGATGACCTTGACCTGAACCTTGAAGACTTCACTCAGCGTGTAAACTCTGATGTGGTCAACAAGATTGTTAACCTGGCTTCACGTAATGCCGGCTTTATCACCAAACGCTTTGAAGGCAAGCTTTCTGCTGACTTCGCAGAGCCTGAGCTTTACAAAGAGTTTGCACAAGCGGCAGACCGTATTGCAGAGCTTTACGAAACCCGCGAATTCAGCCGTGCTATCCGCGAAATCACCGCTCTGGCTGACAAAGCAAACCAGTACGTGGATGAAAAAGCACCCTGGGTTGTGGCGAAAGAAGAAGGTAAAGACAAAGAACTTCAGGATATCTGCTCTGTGGGTATCAACCTGTTCCGCGTTCTGATGACTTACCTGAAGCCTGTAATGCCTGAGCTTGCAACACGCACTGAAGCATTCCTGAACCAGGAGCTGAGCTGGGAAGGTATCGCTTCACCGCTGACAGACCATGAAATCACTAAGTTCAAGGCTCTGTTTAACCGTATTGATCCTAAGAAGGTTGAAGCTATGGTTGAAGCATCAAAAGAAGATGCAGCAGCAGAAAAAGCAGCGGTTGAGAAAGCGGCTGAAACTGAGCTTTCTAAGGACCCGGTTGCAGACGAAATCGAATTTGACGACTTTGCAAAAGTAGACCTTCGCGTAGCTAAGATCGTTTCCTGTGAAGAAGTACCAAAGGCGAACAAGCTTCTGAAACTTCAGTTGGATATCGGCGGCGAAACACGCCAGGTATTTGCCGGAATCAAGTCGGCTTACAAGCCGGAAGATCTTATCGGTAAGCACACGGTTATGGTAGCAAACCTTAAGCCTCGTAAGATGAAGTTCGGCATGTCTGAAGGCATGGTTCTGGCTGCTGGCCCTGGTGGTAAAGACCTCTGGATTCTTGAGCCACACGAAGGTGCTCAGCCTGGCATGCGTATTATGTAA